aaataccTCAAAATGctgcgtcatctcttttagtcgcaaaaagtttgtattcaagttcggctataatatttcataaactgtcctcgaacgcgcatcgtctgttaaggacctgggtgttcttctgAATTCCAAGTTAAATTTCAAAGAGCACATAGATTTTACTATTTTCAAAGCCATACttccatttatcacgtaatgttatcaggaaatcgttcctcatgttattgtctcattagatttagttgctgtagaagcactagattttaagaaatgtatcatttggatgattgtaatctattGATGTAAGAGATGACGAGGTTTTACGCCTgccggagagcaagtttgacagaaactaactccggtGGGCGTTTCCAtgctccaaataaaagaataaaatatgaggaggaaaagaacgacattcagagtaaaatccgaCAACAGGAAAAGGCGCTGCCTTAGAAAACGAAAGCTAAACAGGAAGcgataaattgtattgaaactgtCATTAGAAAGATTAAATCAGATCATCATGATGTGGTCGAACTTAAAATTATTCTTTCCGAGAAGGACAAGCTTACCGAGCAAGAAGATGTCGAAGCAAATAATTgtctttgctgaaatctgtttaacttctttcaaaatcacaaaacTGTAAGCAATTTAATTTTCACTGTTAGTTCTGCGGTAAGCATTACCTGCACAAAAATAGTGGTGTAAACGCTTCGCTgaaatatcgcgcgttttagttttcaacttcgcgcggatttcgcgcgttttttttttcgacttcgcgcggatttcgcgcgttttaattttgaaatttttcgtaacaaccctgtcaCTGTATAACCCGGGAAGTGAGTCTGTCATCTTGGTCTCATCTTTGCCAtgagaatgaagagataatttagtaaaatagagtaatcagaagtgaaacattgaaaataactgataactgaaaggaagaagaaactcctgcaattgtcgccttttacgacatggaagcaggaacccagtggatctattcttggttcatttttttccgccggattccacacggcatctaggctggtactgtccggagagagctaatgggtactatcaatctcctagtggaccccagcccctcgaAACAGGATTTCTCAACTGCTATCAAAAAACGATCCGAACTGTTTGATTACTCAAAAACCAAGGGCAGTTTTCAGCTGTATTTACTATTCTTACTATACTTCTTCATTTACAACGCGTTATAATGCGTTACTtgattaatgctgatttttaaaCCAAATAAATGTATTACATTAAAAGTGTTATACATTTCAGTAATCATAACGAATGAGTTTTCATGTGTCTGCTAAGTTTATACTTACAGAAATAATCTTTCTCGCATATGGCGCATTTAAACTTCTCGTTTGTATGAATGCGTTTGTGTTTCACTAAGTTTGCCCTATCATAAAAGCCTTTGCCACACACTTCGCACTTatatttgttctcattttgatgaATAGACATGTGTTTTTTTAAAGAACCATTCATCGCAAATTCTTTTCCACATACGGTGCATTTGAAAGATCGCTCTCCTGTGTGAATATTGTTGTGATCTTGCAAAAGTAATTTAGAGATGAATTGTTTGCCGCACACATCACATTTATGCTCGTAACCATCCCCGTGAAGTTTCATGTGTCTGCTGAATGAAGACTTACCGGAATAATCTTTTTCGCAGATGGTGCATTTAATCTTCTCATTCATATGAATGCGATTGTGTCTTGCCAGGTTAGCACTACGATAGAAGGTTTTGCCACACACTTCGCACTTATATTTGTATTCACTTTGGTGAGTAGACATGTGTTTAGTTAAGTAATCCTTAGAGGCAAATTCCTTTCCGCATACAATGCATTTGAACGGTCGCTCTCCTGTATGAAGGCGTTTATGATCTTCCAAGAGTGGTCTGGTCACAAATCCTTTGCCACAAACGTCACACTTATTCTTATAATCATCCGTGTGAGTGAGCATGTGTTTAGTTAGATAAGCCATGATGGAGAAATCTTTCCCACATACGGTGCATTTGTATGGTCGCTTGCCTGTATGCCTGTGTTCATGGTCTTTCAAGCATAATCTGCTCCGGAATCCTTTGCCACACGCATCACACTTATGCCTATAATCATTCGTGTGAATACGCATGTGTCTAGTTAGGTAAGCCAAAACGACGAAATCTTTGCCACATAGGGTGCATTTGTATGGTCGCTCGCTTGTGTGAAGTTGCATGTGTAGAGTAAAATTTGGTTTACCTTGGAAATCTTTTCCACATACAGTGCATTTGTAAGGCCGTTCACCTGTGTGACTATGTTCGTGGTCTTTCAAATCTGATTTGCAGTTGAATCCTTTGCCGCACACATCACACTTATGCTCGTAATTAtccaaatgaattttcatgtgtCTGATGAGAAGACTCTTATAGGAATAATCTTTCTCGCATATGGTGCATTTAAACCTCTTGTTTGTATGAATGCGTTTGTGTTTCGTGATGCAAACAGCATCATTAAAGCCTTTGCCACACACTTCGCATTTATATTTGTACAAACTTTGGTGAAAAGACATGTGATTAGTTAGATAACGTTTGATAGAAAATTCTTTCCCGCATACAATGCATTTGTACGACCGCTGGCTTGTGTGAATGAGCATGTGTTGACCAAGCAACTTTTtagacgaaaattttttttcgcatgCAGTGCAATTGTACGGACGCTCACCAGTGTGAATATTTGTGTGGTCCTTTAATTGCTGATGATACCGAAACTCTTTGCCACACATATTACATTTGAATTGTTGGTGTTCATTATGAACGATCATGTGCTTTTTCAGGGCTTTCTTAATTGAAAATTGTTCCCCGCAAAGTTCGCAACAATAAACCGGTTTCCCTTTAGGTACTAAGACGTCTTTATGAAGATCACTTTTCTGTGTAAATTCCTCATCACAAATCTGATATTCTAGTT
This genomic window from Malaya genurostris strain Urasoe2022 chromosome 1, Malgen_1.1, whole genome shotgun sequence contains:
- the LOC131426342 gene encoding gastrula zinc finger protein XlCGF57.1-like gives rise to the protein MEFSFERDGILKDLKENESENNPEAFSISSAPTIDSPIKLEYQICDEEFTQKSDLHKDVLVPKGKPVYCCELCGEQFSIKKALKKHMIVHNEHQQFKCNMCGKEFRYHQQLKDHTNIHTGERPYNCTACEKKFSSKKLLGQHMLIHTSQRSYKCIVCGKEFSIKRYLTNHMSFHQSLYKYKCEVCGKGFNDAVCITKHKRIHTNKRFKCTICEKDYSYKSLLIRHMKIHLDNYEHKCDVCGKGFNCKSDLKDHEHSHTGERPYKCTVCGKDFQGKPNFTLHMQLHTSERPYKCTLCGKDFVVLAYLTRHMRIHTNDYRHKCDACGKGFRSRLCLKDHEHRHTGKRPYKCTVCGKDFSIMAYLTKHMLTHTDDYKNKCDVCGKGFVTRPLLEDHKRLHTGERPFKCIVCGKEFASKDYLTKHMSTHQSEYKYKCEVCGKTFYRSANLARHNRIHMNEKIKCTICEKDYSGKSSFSRHMKLHGDGYEHKCDVCGKQFISKLLLQDHNNIHTGERSFKCTVCGKEFAMNGSLKKHMSIHQNENKYKCEVCGKGFYDRANLVKHKRIHTNEKFKCAICEKDYFCKYKLSRHMKTHSL